A section of the Leptospira semungkisensis genome encodes:
- a CDS encoding helix-turn-helix domain-containing protein, producing the protein MKQADAEELDGKELISSEHITEVVKENLKLIRHTKGLSLDKLASRCGVSRAMLSQIEQGKSVPTIAVLWKIATGLNVPFSELLKEKGTEGVFLLKAENTKVLYSSSKVYSSRALFPFIGGRRVEFYELILKPGGIEVAEPHKAGTTENLVVVQGKLRLRVGDKVVELDAKDSVYFRADVPHEYINPTDTETLMYLVMEYTDEAS; encoded by the coding sequence ATGAAACAGGCAGATGCCGAAGAGCTGGACGGGAAAGAACTCATCTCCAGCGAACATATAACAGAAGTCGTTAAAGAAAACCTAAAATTAATTCGCCATACTAAAGGACTTTCTTTGGACAAGCTGGCTTCCCGTTGCGGAGTAAGTCGTGCCATGCTTTCTCAGATCGAACAAGGTAAGAGTGTTCCTACAATTGCAGTTCTCTGGAAAATCGCGACCGGTTTGAATGTTCCTTTTAGCGAACTGCTAAAGGAAAAAGGAACAGAAGGTGTTTTTCTTCTTAAAGCAGAGAATACTAAGGTACTATATTCCAGTTCTAAGGTATATTCCAGCCGAGCTCTCTTTCCTTTTATCGGAGGCAGACGGGTGGAATTCTATGAATTGATCCTGAAGCCGGGTGGTATTGAAGTTGCAGAGCCTCATAAGGCGGGAACGACTGAGAACCTGGTAGTGGTCCAAGGAAAATTGCGCCTCAGAGTTGGGGACAAGGTGGTAGAACTGGATGCAAAGGATTCTGTTTATTTCAGAGCGGATGTTCCCCACGAATACATCAATCCAACGGATACTGAGACCCTTATGTATCTCGTTATGGAATATACGGACGAGGCCTCCTAA
- a CDS encoding RluA family pseudouridine synthase, which translates to MMSSKTRWEIPKSPIQKHYEKGFLLVVEKPPGIPSHATFDPNRPNLEDLLRKQEKNPSLRLVHRLDLDTSGLLLACIDPTQNKEADKILSESEKTYICITRGVPSQKEFRVECFLKDGKGRVSSVRSGGKKAITDFKILSSNPEKGISILAAKLLTGRRHQIRFHLSMVGTPILGDETYGESFREKKKHLVPEPNRFLLHSYLLQFKNEFQEEIRIVSKLPSDFESYLHFFSGLRFPE; encoded by the coding sequence ATGATGAGCTCTAAGACTCGCTGGGAGATCCCTAAGTCCCCGATCCAGAAACATTATGAGAAGGGGTTCCTACTCGTAGTAGAAAAGCCGCCCGGAATTCCTTCTCACGCAACCTTCGATCCGAACCGGCCCAATCTGGAAGATCTTCTTCGCAAACAGGAGAAGAACCCGAGCCTCCGCCTTGTCCATAGATTGGATTTGGATACGAGCGGACTTCTACTCGCATGCATAGATCCGACTCAAAACAAGGAAGCAGATAAGATCCTATCCGAATCGGAGAAGACCTATATTTGTATTACGAGAGGAGTTCCTTCTCAAAAAGAATTTAGAGTGGAATGCTTCTTAAAAGATGGAAAAGGAAGAGTGAGCTCGGTTCGTTCCGGAGGAAAAAAAGCAATCACAGATTTTAAGATCCTTTCTTCTAATCCTGAAAAAGGAATTTCTATTCTTGCTGCCAAGCTACTTACGGGAAGAAGGCACCAAATCCGATTCCATCTCTCTATGGTAGGAACTCCTATCCTAGGAGATGAAACATACGGAGAATCATTCCGAGAGAAGAAGAAACATTTAGTTCCAGAGCCAAACCGTTTCCTACTGCACTCTTATCTTCTCCAATTCAAAAACGAATTCCAAGAAGAGATCCGAATCGTATCCAAGCTACCTTCCGATTTCGAGTCGTACTTACACTTTTTTTCTGGCCTGAGATTTCCAGAATGA
- a CDS encoding SDR family NAD(P)-dependent oxidoreductase: MSESIALIVGGSGAAGQSAIEAFHEFSKETGKTYKIIATTSGEGEVTGADETIHSITLEESNSAIENIQKALSGKGNVDILIYTPARGNLGYPVSETPDEDIIATAKFCLDPMVELEKALSPKITIGYSAYYYLPHLLTFYGSLAFIKKKMEEWALQKPDSRKIIRAGTFFSQSVRGITLILQRLAKSSPHPDLQNLIQEQKASGKKFGDFFIDYIQDRENSSFKKNFPNVPYRITEPRDLKNALIKILKGEKSPIVSLVGDWVWTEDKLPEMPDYLKAR, from the coding sequence ATGAGCGAATCCATTGCATTGATCGTAGGCGGTTCCGGAGCGGCGGGACAAAGTGCTATAGAAGCCTTTCACGAATTCAGCAAAGAAACAGGAAAAACCTATAAGATCATAGCCACTACTTCCGGAGAAGGAGAAGTGACCGGCGCCGACGAAACCATCCATTCTATAACGTTAGAAGAATCGAATTCAGCAATTGAGAATATTCAAAAAGCATTAAGTGGAAAAGGAAATGTAGATATCCTGATCTATACTCCCGCGAGAGGAAATCTAGGCTATCCTGTTTCGGAAACTCCCGACGAAGACATTATTGCAACTGCTAAATTTTGTCTGGATCCTATGGTGGAATTGGAAAAGGCACTCTCTCCTAAGATCACAATAGGATACTCCGCGTATTATTATCTTCCTCACTTACTTACGTTTTACGGATCTCTTGCCTTCATCAAAAAGAAAATGGAAGAATGGGCGCTTCAAAAACCAGATTCACGTAAGATTATCCGTGCAGGCACATTTTTTAGCCAAAGCGTTCGAGGGATCACACTGATCCTACAGAGACTTGCAAAATCTTCTCCTCATCCTGACTTACAAAATCTTATACAAGAGCAAAAAGCTTCCGGAAAGAAATTCGGAGATTTCTTTATAGATTATATACAAGATAGAGAAAACTCGAGTTTCAAAAAGAATTTTCCGAACGTGCCTTATAGGATCACTGAGCCGAGAGATCTAAAGAATGCACTTATCAAGATCCTAAAAGGAGAAAAGTCACCAATCGTTTCTCTCGTAGGAGACTGGGTTTGGACGGAAGATAAGTTACCCGAAATGCCGGACTATTTGAAGGCGAGATAA
- a CDS encoding sodium:proton antiporter, giving the protein MRNKFFTTLLLLSMVLSVSVWAESGTSPSANSLAQAESDSSHGKEHSGSGEASHGVQGDDLPVWSVIPFVLILLSIALLPLVSHTTAEWWESNNNKLLLALALGGVSFGILMAHNWWGKIFHTMVFDYIPFIILLAALFYISGGIVLKGDIEATPVNNTIFLIIGTFLASFIGTTGASMLLIRPLLKTNSERKHVVHTVIFFIFLVSNIGGSLTPLGDPPLFLGYLQGVPFTWTFSLLPEMLIASGLLLVIYFIWDTVMHGKETKKDIRYDHTHRQPIGLEGQVNLIWLLGVILSVAFLNQNYIPAIKEYPFLSFIREAVLIGLIALSKFTSDVKLREKNKFTLHPIQEVAYLFIGIFLTMIPALLLLEHHGKELGITQKWQFFWVTGGFSGVLDNAPTYLTFLSLAKGLLGFSDVTQILADPFGEQLLKAISCGAVFMGALTYIGNAPNFMVKSVAEENKIKMPSFGGYVVYSFALLLPTFLLLTAIFFL; this is encoded by the coding sequence ATGAGAAACAAATTTTTTACTACATTACTCCTTCTCTCCATGGTCCTTTCTGTTTCCGTTTGGGCGGAATCCGGGACCTCTCCCTCTGCAAATTCCCTAGCCCAGGCAGAAAGTGATTCTAGCCATGGAAAAGAGCACTCCGGATCCGGAGAGGCTTCTCATGGAGTCCAAGGAGATGATCTTCCAGTTTGGTCGGTAATCCCCTTTGTTCTGATCCTGCTTAGTATCGCACTTCTTCCATTGGTTTCTCATACCACTGCAGAATGGTGGGAGAGCAATAATAACAAGCTTCTACTTGCACTTGCTCTGGGAGGTGTTTCTTTCGGGATCCTAATGGCCCATAACTGGTGGGGAAAGATCTTCCATACAATGGTATTCGATTATATTCCGTTTATCATACTGTTAGCCGCGCTATTCTATATCTCCGGAGGGATCGTACTGAAAGGTGATATCGAAGCGACTCCAGTCAATAATACGATCTTTTTGATCATCGGAACATTTCTAGCATCTTTCATCGGAACTACAGGAGCTTCTATGCTTCTCATCCGTCCTCTTTTAAAGACCAACTCGGAAAGAAAACATGTGGTCCACACTGTGATCTTCTTTATATTCCTGGTTTCTAATATAGGCGGTTCCTTAACTCCTCTCGGAGATCCTCCTCTTTTCTTAGGATATCTGCAAGGGGTTCCTTTCACTTGGACATTCAGCCTTCTACCAGAAATGTTGATCGCTTCCGGATTGCTGTTAGTGATCTATTTTATCTGGGACACAGTCATGCACGGAAAGGAAACCAAAAAGGATATTCGCTACGACCATACCCATAGACAACCTATCGGTCTGGAAGGACAAGTGAATCTGATCTGGTTGCTCGGAGTCATTCTGTCGGTAGCCTTCCTAAACCAAAATTATATCCCGGCGATCAAAGAATATCCATTCCTAAGCTTTATTCGAGAAGCAGTTCTGATCGGGCTCATCGCTCTTTCTAAGTTCACTTCCGACGTAAAACTGAGAGAGAAAAACAAATTCACTCTTCATCCAATCCAAGAGGTTGCGTATCTATTCATCGGTATATTCCTTACTATGATCCCTGCATTGCTTCTTCTGGAGCATCACGGAAAAGAATTGGGAATTACTCAAAAATGGCAGTTCTTCTGGGTGACTGGAGGATTCTCCGGAGTATTGGACAATGCTCCGACTTATTTGACCTTCCTTTCTTTAGCGAAAGGTCTATTAGGATTTTCTGATGTAACTCAGATCTTAGCGGATCCGTTCGGAGAGCAATTGCTAAAGGCAATCTCTTGTGGAGCGGTTTTTATGGGAGCATTGACTTATATCGGAAACGCTCCTAACTTCATGGTGAAATCAGTTGCAGAAGAGAATAAGATCAAGATGCCTAGCTTCGGAGGATACGTCGTGTATTCCTTCGCTCTATTGCTCCCTACCTTCCTTCTTCTTACTGCGATCTTCTTTTTATAA